A window from Enterocloster bolteae encodes these proteins:
- a CDS encoding MarR family winged helix-turn-helix transcriptional regulator gives MKGRNVGAYETLNEVLVSLFRDVNDIEQKAIITSEFSDITNNDMHVIDAIGIDRPKNMSSIARELSVTVGTLTISVNSLVKKGYVVRNRSSEDRRVVFISLSEKGVKAYYHHKKFHEQMIDSVVKELTEEELEALVKALTKLNTWFRSF, from the coding sequence GTGAAAGGGAGAAACGTGGGAGCTTACGAGACGCTGAATGAAGTTTTGGTTAGCCTGTTCCGCGATGTCAATGATATAGAGCAGAAGGCAATTATCACCTCGGAGTTTAGTGATATTACCAATAACGATATGCATGTCATAGACGCCATCGGCATAGACAGGCCAAAGAACATGTCATCCATTGCCCGGGAACTGTCGGTCACGGTGGGAACATTAACTATATCCGTGAACAGCCTGGTAAAAAAGGGCTATGTAGTCCGTAACCGCAGCAGTGAGGACCGCAGGGTCGTATTCATATCCCTTTCAGAAAAAGGAGTTAAGGCTTATTATCATCATAAGAAGTTCCATGAACAGATGATAGACAGCGTAGTGAAAGAATTGACAGAGGAAGAGCTGGAGGCCCTGGTAAAGGCGCTGACAAAGCTCAACACCTGGTTCAGAAGTTTTTAA